One window of the Daphnia pulex isolate KAP4 chromosome 8, ASM2113471v1 genome contains the following:
- the LOC124199971 gene encoding uncharacterized protein LOC124199971, whose product MLQKTLFEFCVDSIIEEMERGWGRKSSKGSDIVDPEVSSNPLEHLPTAILEEVVRILGKKELLEKYLRWIILPQLHTLDLSLEGCEDRNQHSEKQMFEHLKCASLKCSMLKNLKLTHNVLNEENFIGLLPTFKNLQALDVSHTSVGDNCMWAVGTHCKYLRSLNVGLCREVTDFGIQGLCLDYIEKEDDEDKRISKAGDLEWQENCAPPRLSNSLEILHLYGTKVTDKGLQEALQKLRSLKILEHYSTVEVLGEMHREDWENTEKRNKIPKYALSKFVIRNANEQTSIDRVHRAVSHCPLITILWIFGRHYMDNANFDVIMIPIVNMIGNSLKEFTLYSFNSFNLCTIIDCCPNLRKLELCNSDCDTGPIVEKKKYSNIQERKTLGKLQELTLRFFEISTDDLITLMSSSSLKSIVLCRCETFNDDILQQAYDQHSFPNLEYLELYKCPLVTERGINFLLKERTPLKKIKIIGSWRMYSKEKVEDWNLQMVLKNRQLDIEFLVD is encoded by the exons ATGCTACAAAAGACgctatttgaattttgtgttgATAGCATCATAGAAGAAATGGAACGTGGATGGGGGCGAAAGTCAAGTAAGGGCTCGGACATCGTCGACCCAGAGGTTTCGTCAAATCCCTTGGAACATTTAC CCACGGCGATTTTAGAAGAAGTAGTTCGTattcttggaaaaaaagaattactgGAAAAATATCTTAGATGGATTATTCTTCCACAACTTCACACTTTAGATCTATCGTTAGAGGGTTGTGAAGACAGAAACCAGCATTCTGAAAAGCAAATGTTTGAACACTTAAAGTGTGCTTCCCTCAAATGCTCA atgctgaaaaatttgaaactaacTCACAATGTGCTTAATGAGGAGAATTTCATTGGATTGCTACCCACATTCAAAAATTTGCAAGCATTAGATGTTTCACATACCTCAGTAGGAGACAATTGCATGTGGGCTGTGGGAACTCACTGCAAATATTTGAG atCTCTGAATGTTGGGCTCTGTCGGGAAGTGACAGATTTTGGAATCCAAGGATTATGTCTTGATTacattgaaaaagaagatgatgaagataaGCGAATTTCTAAAGCAGGTGATCTTGAATGGCAAGAAAACTGCGCACCTCCTCGACTTAGCAACTCATTGGAAATACTACATTTGTATGGAACAAAAGTTACTGATAAAGGACTTCAAGAGGCTCTTCAGAAACTACGTTCCTTGAAGATATTAGAACATTATTCTACCGTGGAAGTACTCGGCGAAATGCATCGAGAAGATTGGGAAAACActgaaaaaaggaacaaaattccaaaatacGCTTTGTCCAAGTTTGTTATCAGAAATGCCAATGAGCAAACCTCAATTGATCGCGTTCATAGAGCGGTGTCCCATTGCCCTTTAATTAccattttatggatttttggAAGACACTACATGGATAACGCTAATTTTGATGTCATCATGATTCCGATTGTTAACATGATTGGGAATTCGCTTAAAGAGTTTACgctttattcttttaatagTTTCAACTTATGCACCATTATCGATTGTTGTCCTAATCTACGCAAACTCGAACTTTGTAACAGTGATTGCGACACTGGGCctattgttgaaaaaaagaaatactctAATAtccaagaaaggaaaacactGGGAAAACTTCAAGAACTAACTCtacgattttttgaaatctcaACCGATGACTTAATTACACTCATGTCGTCGTCTTCCCTGAAGTCTATTGTACTCTGCAGATGCGAAACTTTCAACGACGACATCCTACAGCAGGCATATGATCAGCACTCATTTCCTAACCTTGAATACTTGGAATTATACAAATGTCCTCTCGTGACTGAAAGAGGGataaatttcttgttgaagGAGAGAACTCCGTTAAAAAAGATCAAGATCATTGGAAGTTGGCGAATGTATAGTAAAGAGAAAGTAGAAGATTGGAATTTGCAAATGGTTCTGAAAAACCGGcaattggacatcgaattttTAGTGGATTAG